The following DNA comes from Bactrocera neohumeralis isolate Rockhampton unplaced genomic scaffold, APGP_CSIRO_Bneo_wtdbg2-racon-allhic-juicebox.fasta_v2 cluster11, whole genome shotgun sequence.
aaccagcagaactcactgtttttgtgcccatcgtcgtgctttcagccagcaaattcttcattacatcggcattggcagtagtaacgtcgatgctcgcaccatcaaatgctgcaatataacgcatcaggttggtcctcggaattttgtgtgccgtcgcagattgtcgaacgctgttgtgatgtattttcaccgacttgatcgcctccaaaatgttgtcgaaatcaacaattttctcttgtttgggatagtaccgcggcataatgactaaaaaaattttttcggagcacgaaactatcaggaaatgttgaaaaactattgtgttgttgaaattctgcacgaaaaatcatttatacacgtcaaatatatgaagttagcatgtcaaatgtaaaaaactatgtGGCCCGACATTCCCCGTAA
Coding sequences within:
- the LOC126766222 gene encoding uncharacterized protein LOC126766222; this encodes MPRYYPKQEKIVDFDNILEAIKSVKIHHNSVRQSATAHKIPRTNLMRYIAAFDGASIDVTTANADVMKNLLAESTTMGTKTIFNIEQEKALISYILQASDINYGISLMAS